GTCGTAGCCAACACAAAAAATACCTGCAGCTTTTGCTGCTTCAACACCGTTGGTAGAGTCTTCGATAACCATGCATTCCTCTCTTGTAAAACCTGTTGCAGCAGCCGATTTTATAAAAATTTCAGGATGTGGTTTCGACTGTTTTAAGTCACCACCACTAAATTTTGCTTTAAAATATTGGTTTAGGTCAAAACGCTCAAAAATTTGATTGATGCCGTCCATAGAAGCCGAAGACCCCAAGACCAAGGTCAATCCATTGCTATGGTAATCTTTAATAAGGTCTAAAACACCGTCAATTAGGGTAAGGTCAGAATCAGAATCAAAAAAACGCTTATAGTGTTTACGTTTAAGAGCTACCAAACTTTCAGGCGATTGTTGCAAATTAAAATGATCTTGTAAGCGCTTACAAATGTTTATAGTAGATTGCCCTGTAAACGATTGGTAAAGTTTTGGTGAAACTTCAATACCAATCTCATCGAACAGATCGTGGTAGGCTTTGTTGTGCATGGGCTCGCTATCAATTATAACACCGTCCATGTCAAAAATAACTGCTTTTAGCATCTCTCTTTTTTTTTTTTGCGAATATATTGAATTAATTAGCAATGCTTAAAAAATGCTTGTTAAGGTCATGTTAGAATTTTAAGCTTTTATCTAGCTAGAAAATAAAAAAAGAGGCTGTTTCATTATTATTAAAACAGCCTCTCACAACAAAAAGAACCCAAGTTTAAAAGTGCTCATGTAAGTGATGGTGTTCATCAATTAATGGACCACCTTCAGTAATTTGTTTGGATGCTGAGAGTACAATTTTTATAATGGCCATATGGTTGGTACTAATAGTAAAGTTATTATGAAAAATATGAGCAGGAGTGGAGCGCCAACTTTTAGGTAGTCCATAAATTTGTATGCGCCGGCCGTCATTACCATAGCGTTGGTGGTAGTGCCTATTGGTGTTAAAAATGCTGTTGATGCACTTATGGCAACTACAATCATAAAAGGTTCGGGCGATAAATTTAGCGAACTAGCGGCCAAAATAGCAATGGGCGCCATAAGTACGGCTGTAGCCGAATTATTAATAACCTGGCTAAAGGTTGTAGTTAATAAAAATACGCCTCCTAAAAGTGCTACAGGGTGTATTGCTCCTAAATAATCAACCAATCCGTTAGCAATAATTTGTGCCGTACCGGTTTTTTGCAGTGCTATGCCCATAGGGATCATGGCCGCAATCATAACCACACTTGTCCAACTGATGCCCTTGTAAGCTTTAGAGATAGGAACACAACCTGTTAATAAAACGACTCCAGCAGAAATTAATGCAGCAATAGATCCGGGAACTATTTTGAAAACCATGAATATAATCATCAAAATAAGTGCCCCTAAGGCAATAAAGGATTTGTGGTTTAGTTTTTCAACATTTTTGGCCATTCCCTCCGGACTACCTATAATAACTAAATTTTCATGTTGTTTTTTTAAATCTTCAATATTCTCCCAAGTACCTCGAATTAGAAATGCATCGCCAGCCTTAACCGTAATTTCCTTGTCCAATAAGGCTTCTTTGTCTCTAGATGCTGCTAAAAGCTGAATGCCAAATCGTTTAAAATAGTCGCCTAATTTGTATTTTCTTCCAACTAATATAGAGTTTGGGTTAACGATAACTTCGGTCATGCCAACCTCTTGGTTTATCAAGTTGTTTTTTAGTTCGTCTGCAATGGGGTCTAAAGGTAATAGACCGAGCCTGAAGGTTATCATCAATTTATTTATGGCTTCCGTGTCGCCTTTCACGGTAATAATATCATGATAAAGAAACTCTGTGCTTGGGTCTGGAAACTCAATAAATTGTGGTACTTGTTTCAATAGGTTGGGATGCCTTCTTTTTATTCTAATAATAGAAACATTGTAGTTTTTTTCAAATTGCCAAGCTTCTATTTTGGTGTTCAATAGCGGTGAAATAGATCTTACTCTTAAACGGTAATAGCCATTATCTACTTTATAAGATTCAATCCAGTTGTGCAGGGTAGATTCAATATTGATTGGTTTGTTGTTGGTTTTATTTTTAGGTAATAATTTGTAACCTATAAATCTGAAATATAGAATGGCAATAATGAGCAATGGTGCTCCAATTAATGCGAATTCAAAGAACGAAAACCCTTCAAATCCATTCTCGACAAGCGCATTGCTCGCAATAATATTTGGAGGTGTGCCCGTTAATGTAAGTAGCCCGCCAGTATTTGAGCCAAAAGCTACAGGCATGAGCATTTTTGATGGAAATGTACCAATACTCCAGGCCGAAGAAATGGTTAAAGGCATTAATGTAGCCACCGTACCGGTATTGCTTACAAAACCAGACAAAATTCCGCCTCCCAAGGTTACTATGGCTAGTAATTTAGGTACGCTGTTGCCTGCCCATTCTACAAACTTTTTACCGGCCATGGCGGTCCAGCCTGTTTGGGCGATGCCTTCACCAATAATAAAGAGTGCCGCAATCATAATAACGGTAGGGTTACTAAACCCGCTTAAAGTTTCCTCAGCGGTTAAAATACCTGTTAAAAATAGACTTAACATCGATATTAGAGCCACAATATCTGGTGTAAATTTACCCCAAACAAAAAGGGCTATGGTAACAACTAAAATGAAGAGCATTAAATAAATCATATCTTGTTTTTCTTTGTTAGTTTTGAATTTTAAAAATAAGTCGTTTTCAAGAAAAATCGTTCTTAATTGATGGTGTAAAATTACTTTGGTAATAAATTCTTAATTATGATTTATGTCATACTTGACCAATTCATGACATTTTTCAATTATTGTTATATTTAGAATGTAAAAAATGAAGAAAGCGTTATCGAATACGTTTTCGTTATCGTATATATTACGATTATCGAATATTTTATCAATTATTTTTGAGAAACGACTGCGTTTAGGATATAAAAACTGAAATTAAACAACTATGAAATTAGATATTTTGGCGATTGGCGCTCACCCAGATGATGTTGAATTGGGTTGTGGCGGGACCATTGCAAAAGAAGTGGCCAACGGAAAAAAGGTAGGCATTCTTGATTTAACCAGAGGCGAGTTGGGCACACGCGGTACGGCAGAAACTAGAGATGAAGAAGCCGAGCGCTCAGCTAAAATACTTGGGGTTCAGGTAAGGGAAAACCTAAGGTTTGCCGATGGTTTTTTTATAAACGATGAAAACCATCAATTGGAAATTATAAAAAAAATTAGAAAGTACCAGCCAGAAATTGTATTATGTAATGCGGTTGACGATAGGCATATTGATCATGGTAAAGCTAGCAAGTTGACTAGCGATGCTTGTTTTTTAAGTGGCTTGGTTAAGATTGAAACCAAATTAAACGGAGAATTGCAACAGCCTTGGCGGCCAAAACAAGTGTACCACTACATACAATGGAGAAATTTAGAGCCTGATGTAGTAGTTGATATTACTGGATTTTCCAATAAAAAAATGGCTTCGGTTTTAGCGTACGAAACCCAATTTTTTAACCAGAGTAGTAAAGAGCCACAAACCCCTATTTCGAGCAAAAACTTTACGGATAGTGTTATTTACAGAGCACGAGATTTAGGTCGTTTAGTGGGGGTGGAGTATGCCGAAGGTTTTACGGTAGAGCGTCATGTAGCGGTTGATAGTCTATTCGTTTTGAAGTAATTGTATTTTTGCCCTTTTTTTATTTTAATTCCAACATAAAATATTAAAAAAAGATTTTGTAGATACCATAGAAAACATTTACATTTGCACTCGCATTTATGATGCGTTAAACACGGTGGTTGTAGCTCAGTTGGTTAGAGCGCCTGATTGTGGTTCAGGAGGTCGTCGGTTCGAGACCGATCTTCCACCCAAAAAGACCAAGCCTTTCAATTTTTATTGAAGGGCTTTTTTTGTTTTAGGAGTCAAGTTAGTTGTATTTAAGGTTAAAAGCTATAGTCGCGTTCAACTTTTGCAATTCGCACCTTGTAATCTTTGTACCATTTGGCCTTTCCTTCTTTTTGGGCGTATTGGTGCTCGGTGTGTTGTTTCCATTGCTTTATAGATTCTAAATCTTCCCAGTACGAAACGGTTATGCCTAAATCGTTTTGGGCACTTTCTAAACCAAGAAAACCTTGTTGCTCACTGGCTAGATTAAACATTAAATTTGACATCTGGGAGTAGCCATCGTCATTTCCCGATTTTATGGAAGAGAAAATTACTGCGTAATAAGGTGGTTGGGGTGTATGCGCTATCATTAGAAAAGTAGATTTAATAGGAAATTGGTTTATTTTCTTGACAATAGTCTAAATATAGCTAAAACATGATTAATTTCATTTAAGAAAATGAGTTGTAATGCATTAAGGATGTTAAAGGTTTAGCTTTTTGTTTTTTCTGAAAATAATAAGTTATTGGATAAACTGCAGAAAAGAATAATTATATTTTAAACATTCTACTTCCAATTTTCAATCCAACTTTACTCGCTCGGCTCTATTGGCGAGTTCCCAAGCCATATGGAAAATTAAACGCGCTCTGGTTTCTAAAAACTCATAATTTATTTTATCGGGTGTGTCGCTTGGTTTGTGGTAATCGGCATGGGTTCCGTTAAAATAAAATATGACAGGTATGTTGTGCTTTGCAAAATTGTAGTGATCAGATCGGTAATAAAAACGGTTAGGGTCGTCGTCTTCGTTATAAGTATAATCAAATTCTAAATTAAAATAGGTTTTATTGACCTTTTCAGAAAGGTTGTGCAGTTCGGTACTCAATTTATCCGACCCGATAAGGTATAGGTAGTTATCGCTGCCTTCGTGTTTTTGATCAACGCGACCAATCATATCAATATTTAAATTGGCAACCGTGTTTTTTAAGGGTAAAATGGGGTCAACTTCGGTGTAATAACGCGATCCGTAAAGGCCAAGTTCTTCACCTGTTACGTGTAAAAATAAAAGGCTTCGTTTTGGGCCATGTCCAGCCTCTTGGGCGGCCTTAAAAGCTTTGGCAATTTCAATTATGGCAACGGTACCAGAACCATCGTCGTCTGCGCCATTATTTATTTGGTCGTTTCCTGTAATACCAATATGATCGAGGTGAGCCGAAATGATAATAACTTCTTCTGGCTTTTCACTGCCTTTTATGAAAGCTAAAACATTTTCGGAATCCTTGATGCCGCTTGGAAAATAGGACGCCGGAATTTCCTGAAAATAGTCCCCATCAGCAATGGGAGATGGGATACCTGCTTCAACGTAATGCTTTTTTATAAATTCAATCGCCTTTTTTTGCCCAGGTTCACCAGTTTTACGTCCTTCAAAATCATCGGATGCATACGTATAGAGCATAGTTTTAAGTTCTGAAGCCGTAATAGTTTTGGCATAATGTTCGGGTGCAGCGGTTTTGTTTTTTGCGGTTTTGTCTTGCGAGCTACAAGACGATATAGATACAATAGCAGATATAAATAGAGCTAAGATTTTCAATGCAATAAGTTTTTTTGGTGTACTATAATACAAAAAATGTAGTTAGGCTAACTTAACTTTAGTCTATTTTAACAGTTCGTTTTGATCGTCGGTTGAAAGTCTGCGATTTTGGTTTGCAATTTGCCAAGCTGTAGCAAAAATGAGTTTCGTACGTTTTTCTAAAAAATCGAAGTTTATTTTGTCAGGTGTATCAGTTACCTTATGGTAATCGTCATGTTCACCATTAAAGTAAAAAATAACAGGAATACCTTGCAGAGCAAAGTTATAGTGGTCTGAACGCGCATAGTAGTTGTTTTCCTCATCTTCAATGTTGTACCTGTAATCTATTTTAAGATTGAAATAGGTGCTGTTTACTTTTTCTGAGATGTAGTGCAATTCTTTGCTCAGTCGATTAGACCCTATAAGGTAAAGGTAGTTCTCATTTGGTTTTTGAACATTGTCAACACGCCCAATCATATCTATATTAAGGTTGGTAAGTGTTTGGCTTAGGGGAAACACGGGGTGTTTTACATAAAATTCTGATCCGCGTTGACCAATCTCTTCTCCCGTGAGATGTAAAAACAGGATGCTTCTTTTAGGGCCATGCCCATCTTGTTTGGCAAGTTTGAAGGCTTGGGCCATTTCCATTAGGGCAACATTACCCGAACCATCATCGTCGGCTCCTTGAAATACTTTGCCGTTTTCTGATATGCCCAAATGGTCTAAATGAGCAGAAATGATAATGACCTCTTCTGGCTTTTCTGTGCCTTTAACGTAGGCCAACACATTTTCTGAACTGTTATATTGGTTCTCCATGAAACTAGACGGAACCGTTTGAAAATATTGGTTGCCACTAATGGGCGAAGCAATGTTTTCGCTTTGATAATAGTTTTTTAAGAATAAGGCAGCTTTTTTTTGTCCTGGTTCGCCAATTTTCCGGCCTTCAAAATTAGTGTCGCAAAATTTGTAGAGGTGCGTTTTTAGCTCATTGGCGGTTATGGTATTGGCATATTTTCTTACCAAAATACTATCGTTAAATGTGATGCTGTTTTTAAGGTTTTCAATTTTTGCCGTGTATTTTGGGGTAGCACATGTACCAACTAACGTAAATAGAGAGAGAATAGCAAGGGTTTTCATTTGTGTTTATATAGGTTTAATCCCATGTAACTTACAATCAAAACATTCTCTGGGGCTGGAAAATTATTTATTGTTCGAGTTTCATAAAAAAATCAACAACAAATATATGAAAAAAGAGAAAATACTTACTGCCCTATTGGAATATCTTCCTATTTGTCTTCGTCAGTGTTCAAGTTCCCAATTTTAAGACCTTCAAGTTTTTATGCTTTTATAAGATTTAGGTTTGGGGCGGACAACTGATTTTTATCATAGTTTTAGTTGGGGTAGTGCTTTATATTTACTTAACAGTCAGTTTTTTAAAAATTATTTTTTTATATTATAATAGCCCGTTTGCTCAGTAATCATCAGGGTTTGTTTTAAATAAAGCTTGTAAACAGATGAAAAATATACTACTGCCTACCGATTTTTCTAAAAATTCCATCAACGCTATTCATTACGCTATGGAATTGCTTAAAGCTGAGTATTGTCAATTTTATGTTTTAAATGTTCAGAAGGCGTCATCGTTCATAACAGATGACCTCATGGTGGTCAATTCTTCAACCACCGTTTATAAGACTTTGGTTGATGCCTCAAAAAAATCGATGCAGAATATAATTGCTACTGTTAAAAAGAAATATAAAAACAGAAAGCATCAATTTCACACCATAGTAGATTATGATAATTTTGTAGACTCCATAAATCAAGTTTGTGATAATCAAGATATCGACTTGATTATAATGGGTACGCACGGTGCGTCTGGGCTCGGGAAGTTACTTTTTGGCAGTAATACGGTACGTGTAATGCAGCGCTGCCCAATACCTGTGTTGGCTATTCCAACGGGGTGTAAGTTTATTCAGTTAAATTCGGTTGCCTTTACAACAAATAATTTAAAAGTATTTAAACAGCGAGAGTTGAAGGCTCTTAGCGATATAATATTACAACACAATTCTAAATTAAATATACTTCATGTTGCAGACGAAAACCATTTAGCCCAAAATCAAACTTTAAATGAAGGTTTTTTTAAGGTTTATTTCCCTCATGCGAATCATGAGTTTATAGACGTTACTGGCCATGATATTTTTAATGTCGTTTACAGCTACATTGAAAACAACAATATAAAAATGCTGGCCATGATGAGTAAAAAACATTCATTTTTAGAACGGTTATTCACTAGGCACGCGGTAGAAACTTTTGCATTTAAAATTGATATCCCTTTTTTGGTTATGCCGGTGGATTAATGTGATGTTTTGCAACATGAAGTTACTTTTTGTTAAGGAAAATGTGTAACATTTTTGAGAGTAGTGCGTCTTATGGGTAAAGTATCAATCAAAATATCATAGCGTTATGAGACAAGATAATCAACTGATAGTTATAACACACTTAAGCCAACTTATTACCTTAGTTATAGGTTTTGGCAGTTTACTTTTGCCATTGGTTTTTTGGCTTACGCAAAAAGACAAGGTTTACCAAATGGATGCTCACGGCAAAAACATTATTAATTTTCAACTGAGTTTAATAGTATATTGCATTATATGCGTACCGTTGATATTGTTGTTTGGTTTAGGCCTTTTAGGGTTTATGGTTTTAGGGCTGGTAGCTGTCGTATTTCCTATTGTAAATGCTATAAAAGCAAGTAAGGGCGAAATTCCAACTTACCCGTTTACCTTTAATTTTATAAACTAGTAAAACTTCAACAGTAAATTAAAACAATAAAGAAACGCCCACTTGTTTTAGTGGGCGTTTTTAGTTGGTTGCCTGGGCAACGACTTGTTTAGCTTAGTTTAGTAGTTTGCTGTTTTTATATTTAATTGTTAAGCATTACCGGCATAACCAACATGGTAACTTGTTCGCCTTCGTCCAAACCATCTACAGGGGTTAAAATACCAGCCCTGTTTGGCATACTCATTTCTAGCTGAACTTCATCGGCATTTAGGTTGTTTAGCATTTCGGTTAAAAAACGGGAGTTAAAGCCAATTTGCATGTCGTCACCTTGATAATCGCAGGTTAAACGCTCTTCGGCTTTATTACTGTAATCAATGTCTTCGGCAGAAATATTCAATTCAGCACCAGCAATTTTTAATCGTATTTGATGCGTTGTTTTGTTAGAATAAATACTTACACGTTTAACGGAATTCAAAAACTGGTTTCTGTCAATAACCAATTTGTTAGGATTTTCCTTTGGAATTACAGCTTCGTAATTAGGATATTTTCCGTCAATTAACCTACAGATTAATTCAGAATTTTCAAAAGTAAATTTAGCGTTAGATTCGTTGTATTCTATCGTAACATCATCTTCACTGGTTGCCAAAATACCTTTTAATAAGTTTAATGGTTTTTTGGGCATGATAAATTCAGCCACCTGATTGGCGGTAATATCTGCTCGAGTATATTTTACAAGCTTGTGGGCATCTGTAGCAACGAATGTTAGCCCTTCGGTTGAAAATTGAAAAAATACACCACTCATCACCGGACGTAAATCGTCGTTACCGGCAGCGAAAATGGTTTTGCTAATGGCTGTTGCTAAAACATCACCCGTTACAACGGTTTTACTAGGGTCTTCGAGAGCAACAGCTTTAGGAAATTCGTTTCCATCGGCATAAGCTAAGGCATATTTGCCATGGTTGGAGCTAATTTCAACGGTATTGTTGTCTTCAACAACAAAAGTTAATGGTTGTTCCGGAAATGTTTTTAAAGTATCGAGTAAAAGGCGGGCAGGCAGGGCTGCACTTCCTTCGCTGTCACTTTCAACGTCTAAGGTCGAAGACATAGTCGTTTCTAAATCACTGGCAGAAACGGTAAGTTGATTTCCGTTCAGTTCAAATAGAAAATTATCTAAAATGGGTAAGGTGTTCGAATTATTTATTACGCCTCCCAATATTTGTAATTGTTTTAATAAATAAGTACTTGATACTATAAATTTCATCTGAAGGATTTATTGTTTTTCAAGGGTTGGTCAAACAAAATTTTAGCAGAACACTAAAGTAGGATTGTAAAAACCCATTTTATTTTGCCCAACGAATTAGTTTAAATTGAAATTTTACTACCTACAAATATATTCGAAACCTTATTTATTTCGAAACAAACTTATTAACATTTAGGAGGTGTATTTTTTCCTTCTAAAGACGTTGAAAAGCAAACCAAAAACACCCAGTAAAATTAACGGAAACACAATGTTTATAAGCTGCCATTTAGTTTTTTGTTCAGCGATTTTTTGTTGGTTTAAAAATGCCACGGCAATTTCTTTAGAACGAATGTTTATAAGTCCGTTGTCGTCTAAAAGGTAATTTACGGCATTAAGCAAAAATTCTTTGTTGCCATAGGTTTGCCCTGTCCATCGGTCGAAGCCTAATTCTTGGGGTACATTTCTCACCAAATCGTTTTTCACCACATCGCCATCTGCGATAACAATTATTTTAGTGGGGTGGCTTAGATTTTTTACTTCTGAAAGCTTAAAAGGCTTTATACGGTTTTCATAGACCGAATGAAATGCACCCTCCAATAGTACCGCTAGTGTTTGGTTGCCAGTATTGAACAATTCGGGATTTTGCTTTTTGGTAACAATGTTTAGGTTTACCTCCCGAGGCGTGCCTTCTAATTTTGTGTATGGAGCAGATTCTAAAAGAATGGTTTTTTCAACGTTATTTTTTAAGGTGTCGATTTGGTTGGCAAAATCGAATTTCACTAAGTTTAAATTATTTACAATGGGATGGTTGCTGTTGCTACTGGCTAACGGGGAATAAGGCCATTTTAAGTGCTGAAATTGCGATTCGTTACCGCTGCCCATGGCCAAAGTAATGGGGGCAGAGTATAGTGAGCTCACCATAACGGGATTGATGCGTACACCGTATTTAAAGAAAAAATCGGTAAGGTTTAAATCGCGTGCAATAGCATAGTTTTTTCCATCTGCATTGTATAGGCTATCTTTTTCCATAACTACCGCATCGACCATCCATAAGCTTTTACCGCCATTCATGATATATTGGTCCAACACCAATTTTTCGTCTTCAGTAAACGCCTCGGTAGGTTTAGCCGAAATCACCAAATCGAAACCTTCAATTTCCTTAAGTGTTTTTTGCGGATTGGCAGCTACACTATCCAAGGTAAAAGGCGCAATAAAGTAGTATTCGCCCAGTTTTTTTACAAAATCGGCAATGTACTTGTCTTCAAGTTGTTTATTGCCTTTTAAAATCGCTATTTTTCGACGCTTGGGCTTGGTAAGTTTACTAAAGCCATCGGCAAAAGCATATTCGAGGTGCTGTACAGAGTTAGAAACCAATTCCTGTTGATTGGCTCCAATTTTGTTTTTAACCAATGAAATGGTTACCGTTTGATTGTTGTAACTTGCCAGAGCCCATGGAAAAATTACAGCCTGCGAAGATTTACCATTTTCTTGAACACTGAGTTGCATTGGGGTTAGTCCACGCTGTGTTAATTGTTGAATGTTACGGTCGCGGTTAGTTTCATCTTCAAGAGGATTGATAAATTTAAAAGTGATATTACCGTTTTCAGCTTGAAACTCTTCAAGTAATTGTCGGGTTTCGTTTTGAAGCCTTCTGAATTCTGACGGAAACCCTTCTCCTTCTAAAAAGACATCAATAACTATGGGAGAGTCGACGTTTTTAATGACATCGACTGCAGATTCGCTAAGTGTATAGCGCTTATCGGCTGTAAAATCGAAGCGTTTGTATATTTTGCTGCTTAAAAAATTAAGTGCAATTAATACAATAGTTAATACGACAATATGTTTTAAAAATTTATTCAAAAGATCGTTCTAATTGGTATTGACTAACTGTTTTAACTTTATTTTTTTCAAATTGTATTTCTATGCATTCTTGTTTGTTGTTGAATGCTCCCGGTTTTAAACCCAAATTGTAATTCCATTTATTGGGCGTGTTGGTTTTTAACGTATCATCCCAACCGTACCATTCACTTTTTCCTAAAAATTGTGCTATTTCGGTTTTTGTTTTTCCAATAAAAACACTGTCGTTTAAAATATTATCGCTCATTTCGTAACGTAGCCCCGGACTTTCTTTCCAAGCTTCGGCATTGAAATGCTTTTTGTGATGATAGCTGCTAAAAATGTTTAACAACGGATAAAAAACGTAAAAGTAAACTATTGGCGCCAAAGCCAAACTCACTAAAAAAGTAAGCCATTTTCGTTTATCGATGGTATTGATAAATAGCCAAACGAGAATAAAAACAATAATCATTAAAATTATAAAAGTTGTCGTTATAATCATTTGCGCTCGTTATCTAATTTTAACTTGGTTAATATTAAAAAGAACAGTGTTACACTCAGAAAATAAACAATGTCGCGGGTATCCAAAACACCTCTGCTCATACTTTTATAGTGGGCATTCATACCTAATTGTTCTATAAAATTACTGGAGGCAAAATCGGCTATGCCTTCAAATCCAATATAAAAAATAAAGCATATAAAAACGGCCGTAATAAAAGCTACAATTTGATTATCGGAAAGTGTTGATGCGAATACGCCAATGGCATTGTAGGCTGCTACTAAAAACAAAAGTCCAAAATACGAGCCCCAAGTGCTGGCCATGTCTAGATTACCAATTGGATTGCCCAATTCGTAAACTGTATAGACATAGAGAAGTGTAGGTATAAGTGCGAAAATAATTAGAATGAACGCACCAAAATATTTTCCTAAAACAATACGGAAAACCGATATGGGCTTAGTAAGCAGCAATTCTAGGGTGCCTTGTTTTTTTTCGTCCGAAAAGCTGCGCATGGTTACCGCGGGGATTAAAAACAGTAAAATCCAAGGCGCCAATAAAAAGAACGACGATAAATCGGCAAAACCATAATTGAGAATATTGAAATCGCCTTTAAATAACCAAAGAAATACACCGTTTAACACCAGAAAAACACCAATTACCAAATAGCCGATTGGTGAAGCAAAAAATGAGTTTATTTCTTTTTTAAGTATGGCAAACATTAATTTTTCGTTAAAGTTAAAAAAAGTAGCCTTTTATTATCGGCTTAAAGATAATCGTTATTTTAA
This genomic stretch from Flavobacteriaceae bacterium GSB9 harbors:
- a CDS encoding HAD family phosphatase, which produces MLKAVIFDMDGVIIDSEPMHNKAYHDLFDEIGIEVSPKLYQSFTGQSTINICKRLQDHFNLQQSPESLVALKRKHYKRFFDSDSDLTLIDGVLDLIKDYHSNGLTLVLGSSASMDGINQIFERFDLNQYFKAKFSGGDLKQSKPHPEIFIKSAAATGFTREECMVIEDSTNGVEAAKAAGIFCVGYDSFHSKNQDYSKADMVISDFKDIAYHKAKTLL
- a CDS encoding SLC13 family permease; translation: MIYLMLFILVVTIALFVWGKFTPDIVALISMLSLFLTGILTAEETLSGFSNPTVIMIAALFIIGEGIAQTGWTAMAGKKFVEWAGNSVPKLLAIVTLGGGILSGFVSNTGTVATLMPLTISSAWSIGTFPSKMLMPVAFGSNTGGLLTLTGTPPNIIASNALVENGFEGFSFFEFALIGAPLLIIAILYFRFIGYKLLPKNKTNNKPINIESTLHNWIESYKVDNGYYRLRVRSISPLLNTKIEAWQFEKNYNVSIIRIKRRHPNLLKQVPQFIEFPDPSTEFLYHDIITVKGDTEAINKLMITFRLGLLPLDPIADELKNNLINQEVGMTEVIVNPNSILVGRKYKLGDYFKRFGIQLLAASRDKEALLDKEITVKAGDAFLIRGTWENIEDLKKQHENLVIIGSPEGMAKNVEKLNHKSFIALGALILMIIFMVFKIVPGSIAALISAGVVLLTGCVPISKAYKGISWTSVVMIAAMIPMGIALQKTGTAQIIANGLVDYLGAIHPVALLGGVFLLTTTFSQVINNSATAVLMAPIAILAASSLNLSPEPFMIVVAISASTAFLTPIGTTTNAMVMTAGAYKFMDYLKVGAPLLLIFFIITLLLVPTIWPL
- the bshB1 gene encoding bacillithiol biosynthesis deacetylase BshB1, whose product is MKLDILAIGAHPDDVELGCGGTIAKEVANGKKVGILDLTRGELGTRGTAETRDEEAERSAKILGVQVRENLRFADGFFINDENHQLEIIKKIRKYQPEIVLCNAVDDRHIDHGKASKLTSDACFLSGLVKIETKLNGELQQPWRPKQVYHYIQWRNLEPDVVVDITGFSNKKMASVLAYETQFFNQSSKEPQTPISSKNFTDSVIYRARDLGRLVGVEYAEGFTVERHVAVDSLFVLK
- a CDS encoding antibiotic biosynthesis monooxygenase — encoded protein: MIAHTPQPPYYAVIFSSIKSGNDDGYSQMSNLMFNLASEQQGFLGLESAQNDLGITVSYWEDLESIKQWKQHTEHQYAQKEGKAKWYKDYKVRIAKVERDYSF
- a CDS encoding M28 family metallopeptidase, coding for MLALFISAIVSISSCSSQDKTAKNKTAAPEHYAKTITASELKTMLYTYASDDFEGRKTGEPGQKKAIEFIKKHYVEAGIPSPIADGDYFQEIPASYFPSGIKDSENVLAFIKGSEKPEEVIIISAHLDHIGITGNDQINNGADDDGSGTVAIIEIAKAFKAAQEAGHGPKRSLLFLHVTGEELGLYGSRYYTEVDPILPLKNTVANLNIDMIGRVDQKHEGSDNYLYLIGSDKLSTELHNLSEKVNKTYFNLEFDYTYNEDDDPNRFYYRSDHYNFAKHNIPVIFYFNGTHADYHKPSDTPDKINYEFLETRARLIFHMAWELANRAERVKLD
- a CDS encoding M28 family peptidase; amino-acid sequence: MKTLAILSLFTLVGTCATPKYTAKIENLKNSITFNDSILVRKYANTITANELKTHLYKFCDTNFEGRKIGEPGQKKAALFLKNYYQSENIASPISGNQYFQTVPSSFMENQYNSSENVLAYVKGTEKPEEVIIISAHLDHLGISENGKVFQGADDDGSGNVALMEMAQAFKLAKQDGHGPKRSILFLHLTGEEIGQRGSEFYVKHPVFPLSQTLTNLNIDMIGRVDNVQKPNENYLYLIGSNRLSKELHYISEKVNSTYFNLKIDYRYNIEDEENNYYARSDHYNFALQGIPVIFYFNGEHDDYHKVTDTPDKINFDFLEKRTKLIFATAWQIANQNRRLSTDDQNELLK
- a CDS encoding universal stress protein, with amino-acid sequence MKNILLPTDFSKNSINAIHYAMELLKAEYCQFYVLNVQKASSFITDDLMVVNSSTTVYKTLVDASKKSMQNIIATVKKKYKNRKHQFHTIVDYDNFVDSINQVCDNQDIDLIIMGTHGASGLGKLLFGSNTVRVMQRCPIPVLAIPTGCKFIQLNSVAFTTNNLKVFKQRELKALSDIILQHNSKLNILHVADENHLAQNQTLNEGFFKVYFPHANHEFIDVTGHDIFNVVYSYIENNNIKMLAMMSKKHSFLERLFTRHAVETFAFKIDIPFLVMPVD
- a CDS encoding DUF4870 domain-containing protein; this translates as MRQDNQLIVITHLSQLITLVIGFGSLLLPLVFWLTQKDKVYQMDAHGKNIINFQLSLIVYCIICVPLILLFGLGLLGFMVLGLVAVVFPIVNAIKASKGEIPTYPFTFNFIN
- the dnaN gene encoding DNA polymerase III subunit beta, whose product is MKFIVSSTYLLKQLQILGGVINNSNTLPILDNFLFELNGNQLTVSASDLETTMSSTLDVESDSEGSAALPARLLLDTLKTFPEQPLTFVVEDNNTVEISSNHGKYALAYADGNEFPKAVALEDPSKTVVTGDVLATAISKTIFAAGNDDLRPVMSGVFFQFSTEGLTFVATDAHKLVKYTRADITANQVAEFIMPKKPLNLLKGILATSEDDVTIEYNESNAKFTFENSELICRLIDGKYPNYEAVIPKENPNKLVIDRNQFLNSVKRVSIYSNKTTHQIRLKIAGAELNISAEDIDYSNKAEERLTCDYQGDDMQIGFNSRFLTEMLNNLNADEVQLEMSMPNRAGILTPVDGLDEGEQVTMLVMPVMLNN